In Borrelia anserina Es, the DNA window AAGGAATTTATTGAGAGCGAGTACAAAGAAAACTTCTTAGGAAGTGTTCCAAGGCGAGATAATTTAAGGAAAACCATTTTTCATAGATCTAAATTTAATCCAAGTGAAGGCTATTACAAGGCCTATAAAGAAATTTTGGAAAACTTTTTAAGTAGGATTGGTGATGACTGAACGTTCCATTTGGAACTGAACGTTCCAAATGGAACTGATTCAATGAGGTATGAGATGAATAAGAACAAAAAAATCGAGATAGTTAGAAGAATTGATCCTGAAGTTTATAATATAAAGTCTTTAAACAAAGTAAGAGAAGAGAGGTACTTAGCATTAAAAGAAAAACTTAAGATTCTGATAAAAGAGGAAGCTTATAATAAGATAGAGACAGCTAGGATATTGAAAGAGATTAACGAAAGTAAATACTATGCTCTTGATGGATATAAAAGTTTTACAGCTTTTATCAGGAGTTACAAAATAGCGAAAACTTCTATATATAGGTACATTAAGTTAGTAAAAGGAATTGATAGCGGGAAGATTGATTACGATTTAATTTTAAGTAGAGGAGTAGACTACGCACTTAAGGTATTAGAGAATAACAATATTACTATTAGTAAAAGTGGTGATAACTCTTTAAGACCCTTGAAATTTCAACTTGATGACGAAGAAAGTTTCCATTTTTATAAAGCCAATATAAAGTTTGCTAGTTTTTTACTTGAAGAAACATACAAGAGAGAAAAAGGTTTTTTTAACAAGAT includes these proteins:
- a CDS encoding chromosome replication/partitioning protein: MNKNKKIEIVRRIDPEVYNIKSLNKVREERYLALKEKLKILIKEEAYNKIETARILKEINESKYYALDGYKSFTAFIRSYKIAKTSIYRYIKLVKGIDSGKIDYDLILSRGVDYALKVLENNNITISKSGDNSLRPLKFQLDDEESFHFYKANIKFASFLLEETYKREKGFFNKMRNRYNNLKIQCT